The genomic stretch agatttggagacatgctcttgagtctaaaggtttcaagttgagcaggacgaagacagaatacctcgagtgcaaatttggagttgagccgacggaagcgggagttgaagtgaggcttgactctcaagtcattcccaagaggggtagtttcaagtaccttggatcggttattcaggggatcggggagattgacgaggatgtcacacaccgtataggggtggggtggatgaagtggaggttagcgtcgggagtcttgtgtgacaagaaagtgccaccgttactaaaaggtaagttttatagagcagtggttaggcctgccatgttatatggaactgaatgttggccggtaaagaactcacacatccagaagatgaaagtagcagagatgaggatgttgaggtggatgtgcgggcatacaaggatggataagattaggaatgaagatattcgagagaaggtgggtatggcccccatggaggacaagatgcgggaagtaagactcagatggttcgggcacattcagaggaggagcactgatgcaccggtgaggaggtgtgagcgactggctgtagtgggcacgcggagaggtagagggcgacctaagaagtattggggagaggtgatcagacaggacatggcgcgacttaggattactgaggacatggcccttgacagggaattatggaggtcgagcattaaggttgtaggttaggggaaagttgtgaatatttctacagcacaatagagtgagactagctagttaggagttagactaagaatgtcattggtcgtctattgatgcagggctttacctgctagttttactataccagccatctatttcgtatttcgtattctgtattttatatctcttatattgctattattttattatgcatttttatggtactaacatatcggctcctgttgcttttctttttgagtcgagggtctcctggaaacagtctctctacccttcggggtaggggtaaggtctgcgtacatattaccctccccagaccccacttgtgggattatactgggtcgtcgttgatgttgttgttgttgtgataAGTACGTGAACGCTATCATGCATAAATACATTGAGAGAAATGAAAAGGTGAACGAATGCTTGTGATAGACTTCCAAAGAAATTGGGATCCTTACCCAAATAGACAGTATACGTAAATTATCCATTAATTATATACGATTACAAATATTTATACATAAATTAAACATATGATATACATCTTTAGGATTTTTTTAGGGCGGCGATTTAAGTTAGTCCgtcaaaagggaaaaagaaatgTTATAATCTAACTACGAACTAAGAGCTAAAGAAAGATTTTGATGTATGGATCGAACGGTATACACTACACCTAGCTGGATAACCGACTTATTACAGAGTTGATTAAAAGATCaattttagtgttttttttttttttgggtttcagAAATTTTAGTTGGTTATTGACTAACAGAAATGATTTCTTTTTCGTGCATTCACCAACAAGAAGCCTAGTGAAATTTCACAAGTGGGGCATTAACCAAAACAATTATCAATGTAAAATAATTAACTTGATAACTTATTAAGTAAAACCATCCAACACAATATTTGCATGCCACATAACCAAGAACATGGTTTTAATAGGCCTCATGGCTTTTGTCTAGTGGTAAGAACGCAACACATAATGTGTGAATTAATCACTTGTCATGAATTTGGATGCTGCAACAGACAAAAGTCGGGTTTTTAAGTGGAGAAGAGTAAAGGGGCAAACTCACTATATATCGATTTTAAAACCATGCACCAACTGGCCATCGGGGATTTCTGGATtatcaaaaaaaacaaaaaatatgatTGTGATAGACCAAGTAAACCCAAATATACACAGAAAGGGGGTAAAAACTGGTAGAAGGGTTTATGAATTCTCTACAATTATAAACAACAGCTCCATTACGTTCtccatctttttcctttttcctgctCTTTTGGGAGGCTATTCAGGGAGCCTGTTGGTGCACTAAAGACGTCTGAGAGTGTTTTTAGGGGCACTGATCCATGAAGAACCGGCAACTGCAAATCTCCACAATGCATTAACATGCTCTGGCAAAGCATATTCTATACCAACTCTTGGACCAACTAGTATATGTTCTGGTTCTGGCCCATCTAAGAGTTCTAAACCGCCTGTCATCATGTGCGGGAGTTTCAGTTAGTAGCTAAAAATTTGAAAGATGGAATCATAGAATGCTTACCGGCAGTATATAGAGCATGGCTAGACCATTCTGTTGATAGCCCTAATGCCTGACCAACCTACAAAAAGACCCCAATTACGCTATCATGTAAGTTTGTGATGACTGCAAATCATTCTATAGGGAAATGAAACATATTCAAGTGATCTCTATTGTTTATGAGTTACAGCCTGGGTCATGATTATAATACTCTTCTTTCAAACGCTTCAACTACTTTACGATACTATATTactttttctccttcttcttttctcctttttgtgTGAAAGTGCTTCCTCCCAGTACTCATCGCCAGAACACAATTTCTTTTTTGATAAGATCATTGCCAGAACATAATAAAATGTTTTAAGGGCAATCAATGTGGTACTTTCAGCAAGTCAAAAGTCAGAATGATGCTTATCTTCTAATGCAAGTTTGTTCATCCTTGAAACTGTAAATGCTCATGGCAAAATGACCTTAAGGAGTTCAAAGCCTGATATTTTGGTAAACCCCTTTAAGTCACCAGTCTAGACAGGAACCATGTTTCACCTATTACGGGTCCTTATATGCTATTTTCCTATACGAACCAAAGTTGAATCTTAACAAACCTAGCAATAGAACTTACATTTTCCAGGTGTCTTTTTGCACAATTCACTAGAGCTTCTCAAATTGCTCATAATACTACTATGTCTAAGATACGAATTTCTCTCCAGCAGGATACCACCTAGCATCCAGAAATACAGGCAGCGTCTTATTCTGAGAAGTTTGAATTTTGTTTATCTAAATGCAAGAAATGGGTTAAATTCACATGATGAAAAATAGTAGACACATTTTCTCTTCACCATTCTACCAAAATGAAACAGAATAAATCATAGTTTATAAACAAGGGCTGTACGCTTTCATAGATCATTTTCACAGTTGAGATTCACAACAAAGCCCTCCCTTCAATATAGAAAGCTCATGAAAAAAATTCATAACTTGAAAGTCCTGGTCTACCCATCCTGGAGTACCACTTGAGTTGTATTTTAGTTATTAAGCATTTCTTAAGGTTGCATTTCAATTTTACACTTCGCAACTGTAAATTTCAGGTAAAATTTGATTCTACAGAAGATTTGACATACGTAAGTTCTTAGCTAGAGCAAAGTTAGAATTGTTAACAGATATGTTTAGGTTACAATCGGTTGTACAGAGCACTTGACAATAAAGGAAGGCAAATGATACTTATATGATTGCAATTCATTGGACAAGAATATGCAGAATGTCTAATTCAAAAGTTTCATTTGAAACTCGAATTACTCTAAGCTAGTAAATGTTTTCCAGTACAAATCCAACATAGGCTCAAAGTACAGTAAATATGAAGTCCATGCCAACAACAATGCAAAAGGAAGGTTCAGCCAAAGACCTTCAAGACATGTTAGAAGCAGAGGTTTCATGTTAAGGCATAACGTTTTGTTAGCCATGACACATGCAGCGGAACTCTAGAAAAAACAGTCGTACTCGATATCACTTGTACTACTTTTATACATACAGAAGTTTCCAGGGATGCCTGGAGAAGGCAGACCAGTGAATAACAGAGAGACATCAGATAAGAGTCCTTGAAGCAAATAAAATAATcacattcaaaataaaatccaacacAAAGCCAAACTCTTCTGAGGGACTTAAATCAAGTAAACTTTCAGGTAACATTTGCAAAGACATGATCAAGACAATGACATTTAACAAACAGCTTGGTTTAATACTCAAAAAGGTCATAGATTACCTTTCCAGGTCCTGCAAGAAGAATAGGCTTCTCAGTTTCTAAACCCCGCCGCCGCTTAATTGTAGCCAAACCTGCAATGCTTACtccattattaattaaaacaaaaccctaaaatagCATTTCAATCGTTGCTAGTTTGACGAGTAGGGATGTCAAACGGTGCGGTGCGGTTGCGGGGTAAACCCGCATAAACCCGCGAAGATTTCAACCTGTCCTGCCCCCGATCATATAATTTGTTGTTTTCAACCCGCCGCGCATAAACCCGCACCCACCCTGCACCGCttaaaatttctttattttttttttttttttgaatgaatttGATAGTAAAAATTAAGATTCATaaacttctttttcattttttctgaACTAGTATTAATTTAATTTAAACCCAAATCCTATACAAGCACCTCCCTAACAAAACTAAAGTAACAGTGTCTTgacaactctatgtataggttgctacacagatttgtattagaggctcttggctcgtgacactagatcggtgggatttatattgatattttatggattttccgtATTGTTTATCTATTGAtacagagttataatcatgttaatttggcattaaatcctattaattgttaatgaattctacataagggattgtgagtgatgaattggtcaggcttgcctagcatcgtgttgggcgccatcacgaccggggattggggtcgtgacaagttgttatcagagcctaggttactaggtctcgcgagtcttgagtcggtttagtagagtctctcATGACAGGTTTTTTGGCTCActtacccatgatagtatgataataaagacatgttacgttggtactcggtcgagtaaggcaccgggtgcctgtcgcggcccttcggtttgggtcgtgacacaaacgCTGCGAGCCTCAATTTAGGCATAATAACCTTTCATGGGATTGAATTAAGGTCCAGATTTGTTGCCTAACCCGCAACTACATAATAACATATATTAATAGTTGGTCATTCATTTTAGATTTCATAGATTAGAAGCACGATTTGGGTACTAATGTTTCTTTGTGTTACCATGTGATAAATCTGTTAATTTGACTCCTGACTCCATGATCAATGTTGTATTTAAGTCCCCACATGCTGTATTTTCGGAATTAGTATTAAGCTGTGCATAAGAGGTGAATTGGGCCAGACCTATAAATGACCCAAATAGGGTCGTGCATATGAGTCTGGATACGTCAGGACATGGGCCATAGAGTATGACCCAATGAAGTTCATATGGACCAACATTTGCTAGCCTTTAATTTTACCATATCAAGTCTTGGTTTATCCTTTTTTTTTCACTATTTGTTTGCAATGTaggaagacaagaggggttgctccgatggtaagcaacctccacttccaaccaagaggttgtgagttcgagtctccccaagagcaaggtgggaagttcttggagggaaggatgccgggggtctatttggaaacagcctctctacctcagggtaggggtaaggtctgcgtacacactaccctccccagaccccactaaatgggattttactgggttgttgttgttgttgttgttgtttgcaaTGTAGGAAGACTTTTCTAAATTAATGAGTTTTCTGTTTTAGTTTTTGTCTTTTTTAATTACAATTGCTATAAGCTTGGTTGTTTTAACATTATTCCTGTTGCAATGAGTCGTTTGAAAGCTGAAACTTCAATCCCCAAAGCATCAAGAAAGAAAAAGTACAAATAGCTCTGAGTCCATCTTATTTATAAAGGTGAGAAACCATATAATCTAATAAGTAAAATAATATATAGTACAACACTAGTAGACTGTTATAAGCGTCAATGTAAAATTTTGAATCAGTATGTGTTTCATGGCCAAACCCGCAGCCATACCCGCACCCGCCCCGCAACCAcaagtttttttaattaaaaaattcaaCCCGCCCCGCACCCGCACTGTCACAAACCCGCCCCGCCCCGCTTAGGTTCAAACCCGCTCGCACCGCTCCATTGCGACGAATATACTAGTCCAAGAGCATAGAACTTGAAAGGAAGGAATGTCAATGTGACAGTATATCCTTGTTTTCATTTATTACCCAGGCATTAACTCTTGAAACTCCAACGCATGAACCAAATTCAAGACTACTTTTTTAGTGATCATTTGAGGAGCGTCATGGTAAACAGAGGATATTCAAACAGTTACATCCGTTTTTTTCATTCCATTACCATAGCTCTGACTATCTTGATATCACATGATATCAATTAAAATAGACAATTTTTAGTTAATTATTTCAGAAGAAGCAGAGTTATAAAAAATACTAGCTGCTCCAGTAACATTTCACTGGATGCATGTTTTGCTATAACTTTGATATCACCTGATCCGAGAGGAGTATCGACACAAAAAATGCAGAACTGGGTttgtggttttttttttttttttttttgggggggagggggggggggtgcgGATGCTTCAAAGAGTGAGAAACTGAGGATGCCTCTAGGGAAAATGGAGTACTTAGAGAACTGCATGCTTTGGCTGGCAGCAGGACTAAAGAAATCACATGGAAAATTTAAACTATAAAACATTGGAGTAATTCGGGTTGATCCACTATGAAACAGGAATGGAAAatttaataaaaagaaaaacatagtATTAAAAACATGAAGTGACATGTAATTCAATTTACCGCTGATGGGAGCACAAGAACGGATCAAAACAGCTGCTCCAACTCCCTCCTTGTCTGCGACAACATTTAGCATCATGTGGAGACCGTAGCAGAGGTACACATATGCATGACCACCAGGACCAAACTATCAATCGCAAGTTATTAGAAAATCTAGAAGACATTCTTCCATATGTTTTGAAATATACTCAAACTCTGATTCAGTTACTAAAGGACAATCTGAAAAGTTTCACATGGTATACTAAATGATGTCTCCAACGCAAGGTCTATTGTGTCCTCCAAATCATGTAGCACCAGACATATCGATTAACAATGTTGTTTTTGCGCAACAGAATTTACGACATTCATATTATCATATCACATGATAAACTGTGACTGCCTGCATCTACTTTACAAATTTGACATACGTGAGAGATAACTTTCAGACGGTTTAAGCTAACCAATATGTAGTGTATGACAGCAATAAAATCTTTTTGGGGTAAGTGACAGCAATAACATGATATTTCACGACAGAAACTCAAAATAATGACGGGGCGGGGGccgcggggggggggggaggatccCTTTTAATAATGGCTGAACAAATACTCCTTCACTAGTGAGGAAACATGTCAAAGCTGAGTGAAATGCTCATCCAAAAGCTTATCTTATGTGATATGTAACTAGATCGTCAAACTCTTTCCCGCTATACCCAGCCAGAGCTTCAAGCAAGAAGGAGGAAGGCCCTCTTTTCGCGTCCTTGTATTAAGCTATGTAGAGCTGGAacagttttatttatttatgtctGAACAAAAAAAGTTGAACACACTTCTTCCCAGCATTGACCGATAATGTAAAGCAAATGACTGAGAAATGTCAGCTTTAAAAATCTTACAACAGGGG from Nicotiana sylvestris chromosome 12, ASM39365v2, whole genome shotgun sequence encodes the following:
- the LOC104218764 gene encoding DNA-3-methyladenine glycosylase, whose protein sequence is MKKLHRLKNDTNHKITVQKFPTKTRASTSKTTTIKVKKQHKSKDSKPNSESQENHPIPQISNTLIAFLDKNPILTQDFYQIDALDLAPRLLGKFLRRDDVVLQITEVEAYRPDDSACHGRFGKTARTAPVFGPGGHAYVYLCYGLHMMLNVVADKEGVGAAVLIRSCAPISGLATIKRRRGLETEKPILLAGPGKVGQALGLSTEWSSHALYTAGGLELLDGPEPEHILVGPRVGIEYALPEHVNALWRFAVAGSSWISAPKNTLRRL